In Nymphaea colorata isolate Beijing-Zhang1983 chromosome 3, ASM883128v2, whole genome shotgun sequence, a genomic segment contains:
- the LOC116249917 gene encoding protein JINGUBANG-like, translating to MVVLGCLTFPSATSGSPVPENLVFPTSSLTSGNCSGATTPPSNPDLLLLSPQSSLPSVPSLHNCSPDNPNVSAGTASYVTFSTKTPYGAVHALAASANCVFAGTTALLRFPNAGDLSESETLAVTSAGGAIKSIAPSGGRLFTAHQDGKIRVWEHAGPKRFRRVATLPTISDRAFRFLLPRNHVQVRRHHTSLWIKHVDVVSALAIRGGLLYSASWDRTLKVWRVSDFRCLESVRAHDDAINALAVSAEGTVYTGSADTRIKIWARPAGRKKHSLVATLEKHRSAVNALALSSDGSVLYSGACDRSILVWEKEGGAGVMAVTGALRGHKHAVLCLAYASELLISGSADQTIRIWRRGVDNQYSTVAVLEGHERPIKSLVVAPTEPTSESVLIYSGSLDGVIKVWRVWQPWNALTKN from the coding sequence ATGGTGGTCCTTGGTTGCCTGACTTTTCCCTCCGCTACTTCAGGGAGCCCGGTAccagaaaacttggtttttccGACGAGTTCCCTCACGTCCGGCAATTGTTCCGGTGCCACCACCCCTCCCTCCAACCCCGACCTCCTCCTGCTCTCCCCTCAGTCCAGTCTCCCTTCCGTTCCTTCCCTTCACAACTGCTCTCCAGACAATCCTAACGTTAGTGCTGGTACTGCTTCCTATGTCACCTTCTCCACCAAGACCCCTTACGGCGCGGTACATGCTCTCGCAGCCTCTGCCAACTGTGTTTTCGCCGGCACCACTGCGCTCCTTCGCTTCCCAAACGCCGGCGACCTATCGGAATCCGAAACCCTCGCCGTTACCTCAGCCGGTGGCGCCATTAAGTCTATTGCTCCGTCTGGCGGAAGGCTGTTTACCGCTCACCAGGACGGCAAGATTCGGGTCTGGGAGCACGCCGGACCGAAGCGTTTCCGTCGAGTCGCCACCCTCCCCACCATATCCGATCGGGCGTTCCGCTTCCTCCTGCCCCGCAACCACGTCCAGGTTCGGCGCCACCACACCAGCCTGTGGATCAAGCACGTGGACGTCGTCTCTGCGCTCGCCATCCGCGGCGGTCTGCTCTACTCCGCCTCATGGGACCGCACGCTCAAGGTCTGGCGCGTCTCCGACTTCCGCTGCCTGGAATCCGTCCGAGCCCACGACGACGCCATTAATGCCCTCGCGGTCTCCGCCGAGGGCACAGTCTACACCGGCTCGGCCGACACAAGAATCAAGATCTGGGCGCGTCCGGCGGGACGAAAGAAGCACTCCCTGGTGGCGACCCTAGAGAAGCACCGGTCAGCGGTCAACGCGCTCGCACTGAGCTCGGATGGGTCGGTGCTGTACTCCGGCGCCTGTGACCGGTCCATCTTAGTCTGGGAGAAGGAGGGCGGCGCCGGCGTGATGGCCGTGACTGGCGCGCTCCGCGGCCACAAGCACGCCGTGCTCTGCCTCGCATACGCATCAGAGCTCCTGATCAGCGGCTCGGCCGACCAGACGATCCGAATATGGCGGCGAGGCGTCGACAACCAGTACAGCACGGTGGCAGTACTCGAAGGGCACGAACGGCCGATCAAGTCGTTGGTCGTCGCGCCCACCGAACCCACTTCCGAGTCGGTGCTAATCTACAGTGGGAGCTTGGATGGTGTAATCAAGGTCTGGCGAGTTTGGCAACCCTGGAATGCTCTAACCAAGAACTAA
- the LOC116250191 gene encoding uncharacterized protein LOC116250191, protein MGGVTSSVAAKFAFFPPNPPSYKIVEDEIGGGLSMTNVPHRENVDVLRLKTRKGNEIIAMYVRNPMANLTLLYSHGNAADLGQMYELFIELSIHLRVNLMGYDYSGYGQSSGKPSENNTYADVEAAYKCLLEEYGTKEENIVLYGQSVGSGPTLDLATRLSHLRGIVLHSPILSGLRVMYPVKRTYWFDIYKNIDKIPLVTCPVLVIHGTSDDVVDWSHGKRLWELCKEKYEPLWLEGGSHCDLELYPQYIRHLRKFISTIEKSKLNSGPRRSTDQFEPSRHSTDRRSVDGYEAPRKSTDLREKTRSGTDKLPKLSSDLKTKVEKFEKLKNSFSQFEKSRRSVDQHDRSRKCMEQLERARKSVDRLDRIRAG, encoded by the exons ATGGGTGGAGTGACGTCCTCTGTGGCTGCGAAATTTGCTTTCTTTCCGCCGAACCCTCCTTCATATAAGATCGTTGAGGATGAAATTGGGGGTGGTTTGTCTATGACCAACGTGCCACACAGAGAGAATGTCGACGTTCTTAGATTGAAGACCAGGAAGGGGAACGAGATCATCGCCATGTACGTGCGAAACCCGATGGCTAACCTCACCCTTCTTTATTCTCACGGCAACGCCGCCGATTTGGGGCAGATGTATGAGCTTTTCATCGAATTGAGTATCCATCTCAGAGTTAATCTGATGGG TTATGACTATTCTGGATACGGCCAGTCCTCTGGAAAG CCAAGTGAAAACAACACCTATGCAGACGTAGAAGCTGCTTATAAGTGTCTTCTGGAGGAATATGGGacaaaggaagaaaacataGTTCTTTATGGGCAGTCTGTTGGAAGTGGCCCAACACTAGATCTCGCTACCCGCTTGTCTCACTTAAGGGGTATTGTTTTGCATAGTCCTATACTTTCAGGTTTGAGAGTCATGTATCCCGTCAAGCGGACATATTGGTTTGATATTTATAAG AACATTGACAAGATCCCCCTGGTAACATGTCCTGTCCTGGTCATTCAT GGAACATCTGATGATGTAGTTGACTGGTCTCATGGCAAACGACTCTGGGAACTCTGCAAAGAGAAATATGAACCATTATGGCTTGAAGGAGGAAGCCACTGCGATCTTGAACTTTATCCTCAATACATTAGGCACCTTAGGAAGTTTATTTCGACAATCGAGAAATCCAAGCTGAATAGTGGTCCACGGAGAAGCACGGATCAGTTTGAGCCATCACGGCATAGCACTGACAGACGGAGTGTTGATGGATATGAGGCACCAAGGAAAAGCACCGActtaagagagaaaacaagaagtgGCACAGACAAGCTTCCCAAACTAAGTAGTGATCTAAAGACCAAAGTTGAGAAGTTTGAGAAATTGAAGAACTCTTTTAGCCAATTTGAGAAGTCACGTAGAAGTGTAGATCAGCATGACAGGTCGAGGAAATGCATGGAGCAGCTTGAGAGGGCCAGGAAAAGCGTTGATCGCTTGGATAGAATACGAGCAGGCTAG